The following proteins are encoded in a genomic region of Micromonospora olivasterospora:
- a CDS encoding ABC transporter ATP-binding protein, producing MLIRLLRTHLRPYRRALAAVVAFQFVGTMASLYLPSLNADIIDQGVARGDTGYILHTGGWMLLVSLVQIACSTAAVYLGARTAMGFGRDVRAEVFGHVNRFSAREVARFGAPSLITRNTNDVQQVQMLVLMSCTMLVAAPIMSVGGVVMALREDLGLSWLMLVCVPVLAIGLGLIIRRMVPGFRLMQTRIDTVNRVLREQITGIRVVRAFVREPYETERFGRANADLTATALRTGRLMALIFPVVMLVLNVSSVAVLWFGAERVDAGQIQVGALTAFLQYLMQILMAVMMATFMLMMVPRAAVCAERIVEVLDTGSSVAPPAQPVAEVAARGELELRDVRFQYPGASAPVLHDISFRATAGRTTAIIGSTGAGKTTLLSLIPRLVDTTSGSVLVDGVDVRDLAPDELWRRIGLVPQRPYLFSGTVASNLRYGNPHATDDELWAALEIAQARDFVATMPGGLDAPIAQGGTNVSGGQRQRLAIARALVRRPEIYLFDDSFSALDLGTDARLRAALRPVTADAAVVIVAQRVSTIVDADQIIVLEDGGIVGMGRHAELLETCPTYAEIVASQQTAEVTA from the coding sequence GTGCTGATCCGGTTGCTCCGCACCCACCTGCGCCCGTACCGCCGGGCCCTCGCGGCGGTGGTGGCGTTCCAGTTCGTCGGCACCATGGCCTCGCTGTACCTGCCGAGCCTCAACGCCGACATCATCGACCAGGGCGTGGCCCGCGGCGACACCGGCTACATCCTGCACACGGGCGGCTGGATGCTCCTGGTCAGCCTCGTGCAGATCGCCTGCTCGACCGCGGCGGTCTACCTCGGCGCACGGACCGCGATGGGGTTCGGGCGAGACGTCCGGGCCGAGGTGTTCGGGCACGTCAACCGGTTCTCCGCCCGGGAGGTGGCCCGCTTCGGCGCGCCCTCGCTGATCACCCGCAACACCAACGACGTGCAGCAGGTGCAGATGCTCGTGCTGATGAGCTGCACCATGCTCGTCGCCGCGCCGATCATGAGCGTCGGCGGCGTGGTGATGGCGCTGCGCGAGGACCTCGGGCTCTCCTGGCTGATGCTGGTCTGCGTCCCGGTGCTGGCGATCGGGCTGGGGCTGATCATCCGGCGGATGGTGCCCGGGTTCCGGCTGATGCAGACCCGCATCGACACCGTCAACCGGGTGCTGCGCGAGCAGATCACCGGCATCCGGGTGGTCCGGGCGTTCGTCCGGGAGCCGTACGAGACGGAGCGCTTCGGCCGGGCGAACGCCGACCTCACCGCGACCGCCCTGCGCACCGGCCGGCTGATGGCCCTGATCTTCCCGGTGGTCATGCTGGTGCTCAACGTCTCCAGCGTCGCCGTGCTGTGGTTCGGCGCGGAGCGGGTCGACGCCGGCCAGATCCAGGTCGGCGCGCTCACCGCCTTCCTGCAGTACCTGATGCAGATCCTGATGGCGGTCATGATGGCCACCTTCATGCTGATGATGGTGCCGCGCGCCGCGGTCTGCGCCGAACGGATCGTCGAGGTGCTGGACACGGGGTCGTCGGTGGCGCCCCCGGCGCAGCCGGTGGCCGAGGTGGCCGCGCGGGGCGAGCTGGAGCTGCGCGACGTACGGTTCCAGTACCCGGGGGCGAGCGCGCCGGTGCTGCACGACATCTCGTTCCGGGCCACGGCCGGGCGCACCACGGCGATCATCGGCAGCACCGGCGCCGGCAAGACGACGCTGCTGTCGCTGATTCCCCGGCTGGTGGACACCACCTCCGGCAGCGTGCTGGTCGACGGGGTGGACGTGCGCGACCTGGCCCCCGACGAGCTGTGGCGGCGGATCGGGCTGGTGCCGCAGCGGCCGTACCTGTTCAGCGGCACCGTCGCCAGCAACCTGCGCTACGGCAACCCGCACGCCACGGACGACGAGCTCTGGGCGGCCCTGGAGATCGCCCAGGCCCGCGACTTCGTCGCCACGATGCCGGGCGGACTGGACGCGCCGATCGCGCAGGGCGGCACGAACGTCTCCGGCGGGCAGCGGCAGCGCCTGGCGATCGCCCGGGCCCTGGTCCGCCGGCCGGAGATCTACCTCTTCGACGACTCGTTCTCGGCGCTCGACCTCGGCACCGACGCCCGGCTGCGGGCGGCGCTGCGGCCGGTCACCGCGGACGCGGCGGTGGTGATCGTGGCCCAGCGGGTCTCCACGATCGTCGACGCCGACCAGATCATCGTGCTCGAGGACGGGGGCATCGTCGGAATGGGCCGACACGCCGAACTACTGGAGACCTGCCCGACGTACGCGGAGATCGTCGCCTCCCAGCAGACGGCGGAGGTGACGGCATGA
- a CDS encoding LysR family transcriptional regulator ArgP, producing the protein MEGLDSTQLRTLAAVAAEGSFEGAARLLHVTQSAVSQRIKSLEETVGQVLVRRSRPCRVTAAGRPLLRLAGQLVLLEREALADARSPLGGARTRARVPVVVNADSLATWFVGALARLPGELALSFDIRQDDQDHTAELLRDGSVMAAVTAQREAVQGCRVRRLGAMRYRALATPALVDHWFPDGLTASGLAEAPVVVFDRKDRVQHRFLRAVAGRDLDPPVHYVPSVPAFGEAIRRGLGWGLVPEQLARADLACGACVDLDPERTVDVPLYWQHWRLDSAVLGALTDAVHAAAAEALR; encoded by the coding sequence ATGGAAGGTCTCGACTCCACCCAGCTCCGTACGCTCGCCGCCGTGGCCGCCGAGGGCAGCTTCGAGGGCGCCGCCCGGCTGCTGCACGTCACGCAGTCGGCGGTGAGCCAGCGGATCAAGTCGCTGGAGGAGACCGTCGGGCAGGTCCTCGTCCGCCGGTCCCGGCCGTGCCGGGTGACCGCGGCGGGCCGCCCCCTGCTCCGGCTCGCCGGTCAGCTCGTCCTGCTGGAGCGCGAGGCGCTGGCCGACGCGCGCAGCCCGCTGGGCGGGGCGCGTACCCGGGCCCGGGTCCCCGTGGTGGTCAACGCCGACTCGCTCGCCACCTGGTTCGTCGGCGCGCTGGCTCGGCTGCCCGGGGAACTGGCGCTGTCCTTCGACATCCGGCAGGACGACCAGGACCACACCGCCGAGCTGCTCCGGGACGGCTCGGTGATGGCGGCGGTGACCGCCCAGCGGGAGGCGGTGCAGGGCTGCCGCGTACGCCGGCTCGGCGCGATGCGCTACCGCGCGCTGGCGACCCCCGCGCTGGTCGACCACTGGTTCCCCGACGGCCTCACCGCGTCCGGCCTCGCCGAGGCGCCGGTGGTCGTCTTCGACCGCAAGGACCGGGTGCAGCACCGGTTCCTGCGGGCGGTGGCCGGGCGGGACCTGGACCCGCCCGTGCACTACGTGCCGTCCGTGCCGGCGTTCGGCGAGGCGATCCGGCGCGGGCTCGGCTGGGGCCTCGTACCCGAACAACTCGCCCGCGCCGACCTGGCCTGCGGGGCGTGCGTGGACCTCGACCCCGAGCGGACCGTCGACGTCCCCCTGTACTGGCAGCACTGGCGGCTGGACTCGGCGGTGCTCGGGGCGCTCACCGACGCCGTCCACGCGGCGGCCGCCGAGGCCCTCCGCTGA
- a CDS encoding LysE/ArgO family amino acid transporter, whose product MITSAATGFSVSVALIVAIGAQNAFVLRQGLRREHVGPVVAACAASDALLIAAGVAGVGSVVAGRPALLTAVRFGGAAFLLCYAVLAARRALRPDALVPTDRPPASLRATILACLAFTYLNPHVYLDTVLLLGGIAQQHEHRWWFGAGAAAASVVWFTALGTGAHRLAPLLARTAAWRVLDGAVAAVMAAVAVALLAG is encoded by the coding sequence CTGATCACCTCGGCGGCAACCGGGTTCTCCGTCTCCGTCGCCCTGATCGTCGCGATCGGCGCGCAGAACGCGTTCGTGCTGCGCCAGGGCCTGCGCCGGGAGCACGTCGGGCCGGTCGTCGCCGCCTGCGCCGCCTCGGACGCACTCCTGATCGCGGCGGGCGTCGCCGGGGTGGGCTCGGTCGTCGCCGGGCGGCCGGCGCTGCTGACCGCCGTCCGGTTCGGTGGGGCGGCGTTCCTGCTGTGCTACGCGGTGCTCGCGGCGCGCCGCGCGTTGCGCCCGGACGCACTCGTACCGACCGACCGACCGCCGGCCTCGCTGCGCGCCACCATCCTGGCCTGCCTGGCGTTCACCTACCTCAACCCGCACGTCTACCTGGACACGGTGCTCCTGCTCGGCGGGATCGCCCAGCAGCACGAGCACCGGTGGTGGTTCGGCGCGGGAGCGGCGGCCGCCAGCGTCGTCTGGTTCACCGCGCTGGGCACGGGGGCGCACCGGCTCGCGCCGCTGCTCGCCCGTACCGCGGCCTGGCGGGTGCTCGACGGCGCGGTCGCGGCCGTGATGGCCGCGGTGGCGGTGGCGCTGCTCGCGGGCTGA
- a CDS encoding PadR family transcriptional regulator has protein sequence MMILGLVKWMQPVHGYDVRRELLSWSADKWANVQPGSVYHALRKLTQEGLLREVATEQVGARPARTTYEITPKGIDEFETLLRDLWWGNHQAADPFVAAFAFLPALPREEAAAALRARAQVMRVNNETARASMESAWIRESKPIGVTWMYELWIARGEAEAAWCERVADLIESGVPYLPERLANAPGWGGLDAGSGGGADGNA, from the coding sequence ATGATGATTCTCGGCCTCGTGAAGTGGATGCAGCCGGTGCACGGCTACGACGTCCGCCGCGAGCTGCTCAGCTGGAGCGCCGACAAGTGGGCGAACGTGCAGCCCGGCTCGGTCTACCACGCGCTGCGCAAGCTCACCCAGGAGGGGCTGCTGCGCGAGGTGGCCACCGAGCAGGTCGGCGCCCGCCCGGCGCGGACGACCTACGAGATCACCCCGAAGGGGATCGACGAGTTCGAGACCCTGCTGCGCGACCTGTGGTGGGGCAACCACCAGGCGGCCGACCCGTTCGTGGCCGCCTTCGCGTTTCTGCCGGCCCTGCCGCGCGAGGAGGCGGCGGCCGCGCTGCGCGCCCGGGCCCAGGTGATGCGGGTCAACAACGAGACGGCCCGCGCCTCGATGGAGTCGGCCTGGATCCGGGAGTCCAAGCCGATCGGCGTCACCTGGATGTACGAGCTGTGGATCGCCCGCGGCGAGGCGGAGGCCGCCTGGTGCGAGCGGGTCGCCGACCTGATCGAGTCCGGCGTGCCGTACCTGCCGGAGCGGCTGGCCAACGCGCCGGGGTGGGGCGGGCTGGACGCCGGGTCCGGCGGGGGCGCCGACGGCAACGCGTAA
- a CDS encoding MarR family winged helix-turn-helix transcriptional regulator — MDLVTLHDVPLGRLLAIAGHVVGQRWNRYLAEEHGLTQAGMATLMTLARFGELPHRATAELCFVRPATLTGIVDTLERDGLVERRRDDADRRSVRLALTTAGRERVAALTTIIHSGRPLTSVDADPAKAAVIREFLLEVISLGEEPTLTTPESRPEAPPC; from the coding sequence ATGGATCTGGTCACGTTGCACGACGTGCCGCTCGGCCGCCTGCTGGCCATCGCCGGTCACGTCGTCGGCCAGCGGTGGAACCGCTACCTCGCCGAGGAGCACGGGCTCACCCAGGCGGGCATGGCCACCCTGATGACCCTCGCCCGGTTCGGTGAGCTGCCGCACCGGGCGACCGCCGAACTCTGCTTCGTCCGGCCGGCCACCCTGACCGGCATCGTCGACACCCTCGAGCGCGACGGCCTCGTCGAGCGCCGACGCGACGACGCCGACCGACGCAGCGTACGCCTGGCGCTGACCACCGCCGGCCGGGAGCGGGTCGCGGCGCTCACCACGATCATCCACTCCGGCAGGCCCCTCACCTCGGTCGACGCCGATCCGGCGAAGGCGGCCGTGATCCGGGAGTTCCTGCTGGAAGTCATCAGCCTGGGAGAGGAACCCACATTGACGACGCCCGAGTCCAGACCGGAGGCCCCGCCGTGCTGA
- a CDS encoding acetyl/propionyl/methylcrotonyl-CoA carboxylase subunit alpha, with amino-acid sequence MRKVLIANRGEIAVRVIRACRDAGLGSVAVYADSDRDALHATLADEAYALGGDTAADSYLRIDKLIDIAARAGADAVHPGYGFLSENADFAQAVIDAGLTWIGPTPQAIRDLGDKVTARHIAQRAGAPLVPGTPDPVGNADEVIAFAVDHGLPVAIKAAFGGGGRGLKVARTMEEIPHLFESATREAVAAFGRGECFVERYLDKPRHVEAQVLADQHGNVIVVGTRDCSLQRRHQKLVEEAPAPFLTDAQRAQIHDSAKAICREAGYHGAGTVEYLVGADGTISFLEVNTRLQVEHPVTEETAGIDLVREQFRIADGEKLRHTEDPTPRGHAIEFRINGEDPGRSFLPAPGTVTALRLPTGPGVRVDTGITAGDVIGGNFDSLLAKVIITGETRTEALERARRALDEMVVEGMATALPFHRLVVRDEAFTAEPFTVHTRWIETEFDNTVPPFSPAGGPAEAPAERETVVVEVGGKRLEVTLPAGLGAGTAAAAPAVRKPARRGGGAKAGAAVGGDTLASPMQGTIVKIAVADGDTVAEGDLVVVLEAMKMEQPLHAHKAGTVSGLSAEVGAVIPAGAAICTIA; translated from the coding sequence GTGCGCAAGGTACTCATCGCCAACCGCGGCGAGATCGCCGTCCGCGTCATCCGCGCCTGCCGCGACGCTGGTCTGGGCAGCGTCGCCGTCTACGCGGACTCCGACCGGGACGCCCTGCACGCCACCCTCGCCGACGAGGCGTACGCCCTGGGCGGCGACACGGCCGCGGACAGCTACCTGCGCATCGACAAGCTGATCGACATCGCGGCCAGGGCCGGCGCCGACGCGGTGCACCCCGGCTACGGGTTCCTCTCCGAGAACGCCGACTTCGCCCAGGCCGTCATCGACGCCGGGCTGACCTGGATCGGCCCGACCCCGCAGGCGATCCGCGACCTCGGTGACAAGGTCACCGCCCGGCACATCGCCCAGCGCGCGGGCGCGCCCCTGGTCCCCGGCACCCCCGACCCGGTCGGCAACGCCGACGAGGTGATCGCCTTCGCCGTCGACCACGGCCTGCCGGTGGCCATCAAGGCCGCCTTCGGTGGCGGCGGGCGTGGGCTCAAGGTGGCGCGCACGATGGAGGAGATCCCGCACCTGTTCGAGTCGGCCACCCGCGAGGCGGTCGCCGCGTTCGGCCGGGGCGAGTGCTTCGTCGAGCGGTACCTGGACAAGCCCCGCCACGTCGAGGCGCAGGTCCTCGCCGACCAGCACGGCAACGTGATCGTGGTCGGCACCCGGGACTGCTCGCTGCAGCGCCGGCACCAGAAGCTGGTCGAGGAGGCCCCCGCGCCGTTCCTCACCGACGCCCAGCGCGCCCAGATCCACGACTCTGCCAAGGCGATCTGCCGGGAGGCCGGCTACCACGGCGCCGGCACCGTGGAGTACCTGGTCGGCGCGGACGGCACGATCTCCTTCCTGGAGGTCAACACCCGGCTCCAGGTCGAGCACCCGGTCACCGAGGAGACCGCCGGCATCGACCTCGTCCGGGAGCAGTTCCGCATCGCCGACGGCGAGAAGCTGCGCCACACCGAGGACCCGACCCCGCGCGGGCACGCCATCGAGTTCCGGATCAACGGCGAGGACCCGGGGCGCAGCTTCCTGCCCGCCCCGGGCACCGTCACCGCGCTGCGGCTGCCCACCGGCCCAGGCGTCCGGGTGGACACCGGCATCACGGCGGGCGACGTGATCGGCGGCAACTTCGACTCGCTGCTGGCCAAGGTGATCATCACGGGCGAGACCCGCACCGAGGCGCTGGAGCGGGCCCGCCGGGCGCTCGACGAGATGGTCGTCGAGGGCATGGCCACGGCGCTGCCGTTCCATCGCCTGGTCGTCCGCGACGAGGCGTTCACCGCCGAGCCGTTCACCGTGCACACCCGCTGGATCGAGACGGAGTTCGACAACACCGTGCCGCCGTTTTCGCCGGCCGGCGGCCCCGCCGAGGCGCCGGCCGAGCGCGAGACCGTCGTGGTCGAGGTGGGCGGCAAGCGGCTGGAGGTCACCCTCCCCGCCGGCCTCGGCGCGGGTACGGCCGCCGCGGCGCCCGCCGTGCGGAAGCCGGCCCGGCGGGGCGGCGGGGCCAAGGCCGGCGCGGCGGTCGGCGGCGACACGCTCGCCTCTCCCATGCAGGGCACGATCGTCAAGATCGCCGTCGCCGACGGGGACACGGTCGCCGAGGGCGACCTCGTGGTCGTGCTGGAGGCGATGAAGATGGAGCAGCCGCTGCACGCCCACAAGGCCGGCACGGTCAGCGGCCTGTCCGCCGAGGTCGGCGCGGTCATCCCGGCCGGGGCCGCGATCTGCACCATCGCCTGA
- a CDS encoding GuaB1 family IMP dehydrogenase-related protein: MRFLSGAAPAHDLTYNDVFMAPARSEVGSRLDVDLAAADGTGTTIPLVVANMTAVAGRRMAETVARRGAIAVIPQDIPIEVVANVVAWVKQRHLVHDTAITLGPTDTVGDAIHLLPKRAHGAVVVVDSDGRPLGVVTEADTVGVDRFAQLRHVMSTELHTVPADADPRTGFDRLSAGRRRLAPVVDGEGRLVGVLTRQGALRATLYRPAVDDRGRLRIAAAVGINGDVTGKARALLEAGVDTLVVDTAHGHQERMISALRAVRRLDPGVPVAAGNVVTAEGVRDLVEAGADIVKVGVGPGAMCTTRMMTGVGRPQFSAVLDCAAAARGQGRHVWADGGVRHPRDVALALAAGASNVMIGSWFAGTYESPGDLYTDADGRRYKESFGMASARAVSARTADDSPFERARKAVFEEGISSARMHLDPNRPGVEDLIDEIVAGVRSAFTYAGARDLAEFHERAVVGVQSTAGYTEGMPLPTSW; encoded by the coding sequence GTGCGGTTCCTTTCCGGCGCGGCTCCCGCGCACGACCTGACCTACAACGACGTCTTCATGGCCCCGGCCCGCTCGGAGGTCGGCTCCCGGCTGGACGTCGACCTGGCCGCCGCCGACGGCACCGGCACCACGATCCCGCTGGTGGTCGCGAACATGACGGCGGTGGCCGGGCGGCGGATGGCCGAGACCGTGGCCCGACGCGGCGCCATCGCGGTCATTCCGCAGGACATCCCGATCGAGGTGGTGGCCAACGTCGTGGCCTGGGTGAAGCAGCGACACCTGGTGCACGACACCGCGATCACGCTCGGCCCGACCGACACCGTCGGGGACGCGATCCACCTGCTGCCGAAGCGCGCCCACGGCGCGGTGGTCGTGGTGGACTCCGACGGCCGGCCGCTGGGGGTGGTCACCGAGGCGGACACCGTCGGGGTGGACCGGTTCGCCCAGCTCCGGCACGTCATGTCGACCGAGCTGCACACCGTGCCGGCCGACGCGGACCCGCGTACCGGATTCGACCGGCTCTCGGCGGGCCGGCGGCGGCTCGCGCCGGTGGTGGACGGCGAGGGCCGCCTGGTCGGGGTGCTGACCCGGCAGGGCGCGCTGCGCGCCACCCTCTACCGGCCGGCGGTGGACGACCGGGGCCGGCTGCGGATCGCGGCGGCGGTCGGCATCAACGGCGACGTCACCGGCAAGGCGAGGGCGCTGCTGGAGGCGGGGGTGGACACGCTGGTGGTGGACACGGCGCACGGCCACCAGGAGCGGATGATCTCGGCGCTGCGGGCGGTGCGCCGGCTCGATCCGGGCGTCCCGGTCGCGGCCGGCAACGTGGTCACCGCCGAGGGGGTACGCGACCTGGTCGAGGCGGGCGCCGACATCGTGAAGGTGGGCGTCGGGCCGGGCGCGATGTGCACCACGCGGATGATGACGGGCGTGGGCCGGCCGCAGTTCTCGGCCGTGCTGGACTGCGCGGCGGCGGCCCGCGGGCAGGGCCGGCACGTCTGGGCCGACGGCGGGGTGCGGCACCCCCGGGACGTGGCCCTGGCCCTCGCTGCCGGCGCGTCGAACGTGATGATCGGGTCCTGGTTCGCCGGCACGTACGAGTCCCCGGGCGACCTGTACACGGACGCGGACGGGCGGCGGTACAAGGAGAGCTTCGGGATGGCGTCGGCCCGCGCGGTCAGCGCCCGGACGGCCGACGACAGCCCGTTCGAGCGGGCCCGCAAGGCGGTCTTCGAGGAGGGCATCTCCTCGGCGCGGATGCACCTGGACCCGAACCGCCCCGGGGTGGAGGACCTGATCGACGAGATCGTCGCCGGGGTGCGCAGCGCGTTCACGTACGCCGGGGCGCGGGACCTGGCGGAGTTCCACGAGCGGGCGGTCGTCGGGGTGCAGAGCACCGCCGGCTACACCGAGGGGATGCCGCTGCCGACGAGCTGGTGA